One genomic region from Fictibacillus marinisediminis encodes:
- a CDS encoding C40 family peptidase → MKRLLMGLGIAGILTANPLVGQAALGDHTLKYGMTHTEVKDLQQTLKTKGYFTYSTTTTYFGTYTVNAVKSFQKSKGLTADGVAGPATFKALGIYPSYSKTQLVSTAKTYLGVPYVWGGTTTSGFDCSGYVDYVFQKSAGITLPRTVADIYKVGTKVTTLSAGDLVFFETYQTGASHVGIYIGNNQFISATSSNGVSIASMSNTYWAPRYLGAKRI, encoded by the coding sequence TTGAAAAGATTACTTATGGGGTTGGGAATTGCAGGCATTTTAACTGCAAATCCTTTAGTGGGACAGGCAGCACTGGGAGATCATACGTTAAAATACGGAATGACTCATACAGAAGTAAAAGATTTGCAGCAAACGTTAAAAACGAAGGGTTACTTTACGTACAGCACGACTACAACCTATTTTGGTACATATACAGTGAATGCTGTGAAAAGCTTTCAAAAATCAAAAGGGCTTACTGCTGACGGAGTTGCAGGGCCGGCCACCTTTAAGGCGCTGGGAATCTATCCGTCCTATAGCAAAACTCAACTTGTTTCCACTGCTAAAACTTACTTAGGTGTACCTTATGTGTGGGGTGGTACGACAACTTCAGGCTTTGACTGCAGCGGATATGTCGACTATGTTTTTCAAAAATCGGCGGGAATCACACTGCCAAGAACGGTTGCAGATATTTATAAAGTAGGAACAAAGGTTACTACTCTAAGCGCCGGAGATTTGGTTTTCTTTGAAACTTATCAGACCGGTGCTTCACATGTCGGTATCTATATTGGAAACAACCAGTTTATTTCCGCTACTTCATCAAATGGAGTCAGTATAGCTTCCATGAGTAATACATATTGGGCACCCCGGTATTTAGGGGCAAAACGAATTTAA
- a CDS encoding FAD-dependent oxidoreductase — translation MKNSKLPDFSESYWKDSCQVQGYETLSTDLEADAVVIGGGITGITTAYLLSKEGLRVILLDGSKILNGTTGHTTAKITSQHGVIYDELIQHFGVEQTRLYYEANNGALNFIRSMINDHQIDCDFSEEDAIIYAESETYLKQVQKEYDAYKKLNISSEYSESIALDMAVRGAVSMKNQAQFHPVKYLAALTQEITKNGGKIFENTTAVDVETGNRPRVVTKDGYKITCRHAVIASHFPFFDGAGFYFARMHAERSYAIGVKTESDYPGGMYLSADSPTRSLRYTNYNGEKLIIVGGESHQTGQGMCTSKHYEALEAFSEKVIGVSEIPYRWSAQDLITLDKIPYIGPITAHHENILVATGYRKWGMTNGTAAGLLIKDLILEKKNPYADVFTPSRFKAYPSLKTMVTENADVAKHLIEGKLEMPDKTPGDLSPDEGAAVTYNGKRAGAYKDKEGKLYVLDTTCTHLGCEVEWNNAERSWDCPCHGSRFSFEGEVLEGPATEPLEKLDQ, via the coding sequence ATGAAAAACAGTAAACTGCCCGATTTTTCAGAATCCTACTGGAAAGATTCCTGCCAAGTACAGGGATATGAAACTTTATCAACCGATTTAGAAGCAGATGCAGTGGTTATAGGAGGAGGAATAACAGGAATCACAACTGCTTATCTTTTGTCGAAGGAAGGGCTGAGAGTAATCCTTCTGGATGGAAGTAAAATATTAAATGGGACAACGGGCCATACAACCGCAAAAATAACGAGCCAGCATGGCGTCATCTATGATGAGTTAATTCAGCATTTTGGAGTAGAACAAACGAGGCTCTATTATGAAGCAAACAACGGTGCTCTGAATTTTATCAGATCCATGATCAACGACCACCAGATTGACTGCGATTTTTCCGAAGAAGACGCCATCATCTATGCAGAATCGGAAACCTATCTTAAACAGGTTCAAAAGGAATATGATGCCTACAAAAAGCTGAACATCAGCAGTGAATACTCTGAGAGCATCGCGTTGGATATGGCTGTGCGAGGAGCCGTTTCGATGAAAAATCAGGCACAATTTCATCCGGTTAAGTATCTGGCCGCACTCACACAGGAGATTACAAAGAACGGCGGCAAAATCTTTGAAAATACCACCGCAGTTGATGTTGAAACTGGAAATCGCCCTCGAGTCGTAACAAAAGACGGTTATAAAATTACCTGCAGACATGCTGTAATTGCTTCTCACTTTCCTTTTTTCGATGGAGCCGGGTTTTATTTTGCAAGAATGCACGCAGAACGTTCATATGCGATTGGTGTTAAGACGGAAAGTGATTATCCAGGCGGGATGTATTTAAGTGCTGACAGTCCGACCCGTTCTTTAAGATACACGAATTACAATGGTGAGAAATTAATCATCGTTGGCGGTGAAAGCCATCAAACAGGACAGGGAATGTGCACAAGCAAGCACTATGAAGCCTTGGAAGCATTCAGTGAAAAGGTGATAGGTGTATCCGAGATCCCTTATCGCTGGTCTGCACAGGACTTAATAACATTAGATAAAATCCCTTACATCGGTCCGATTACCGCCCACCATGAAAATATCCTGGTGGCTACAGGATATCGCAAGTGGGGAATGACGAATGGAACGGCGGCAGGTTTGCTCATAAAAGATCTGATTTTAGAAAAGAAGAATCCGTATGCCGACGTCTTTACACCCTCAAGGTTCAAGGCTTATCCAAGCCTGAAAACAATGGTTACAGAGAATGCCGATGTTGCCAAGCACCTGATCGAAGGCAAACTGGAGATGCCGGATAAAACCCCAGGAGATCTATCACCGGATGAAGGGGCAGCAGTCACGTACAATGGCAAAAGAGCAGGAGCGTACAAAGATAAAGAGGGCAAGCTCTATGTACTCGATACCACCTGCACACATCTCGGATGCGAGGTGGAGTGGAACAACGCCGAACGCTCGTGGGACTGCCCGTGCCATGGATCACGCTTCTCGTTTGAGGGTGAGGTACTTGAAGGCCCGGCGACCGAACCGCTGGAAAAGCTGGATCAATAG
- a CDS encoding gamma-glutamyl-gamma-aminobutyrate hydrolase family protein, whose protein sequence is MKKASPMIMITVSSAEHNGNQSSILHRKYSDAIIQAGGLPVLLPSVNKGLTKQMILKCDGIVLPGGDDVDPFFYQEHPTPELGIVNRTQDEFEIQAVRLAEQNKKPLLGICRGMNIINVALGGTLIQHIPAETEKPVKHKQEAPRKVPTHEVSIKKSSSLYELTGTPALQVNSFHHQSVKSAAPPLLPCAFAPDGIVEAIESRNKDHFILGVQWHPEELTASPEMMSIFQALIAAAKK, encoded by the coding sequence ATGAAAAAAGCCTCGCCCATGATCATGATTACAGTATCAAGTGCTGAACATAATGGAAACCAAAGCTCTATTTTACACCGTAAATACAGTGACGCAATTATCCAAGCGGGTGGGCTTCCCGTTTTGCTGCCATCCGTAAACAAAGGGTTAACAAAACAAATGATTTTGAAGTGTGATGGGATTGTACTGCCTGGAGGAGATGATGTAGATCCTTTCTTCTATCAGGAGCATCCAACGCCGGAGCTTGGCATCGTAAACAGGACGCAGGATGAATTTGAAATCCAAGCTGTAAGGTTAGCTGAACAAAATAAAAAGCCGCTCTTAGGCATATGCCGCGGAATGAACATTATCAATGTTGCCTTAGGAGGAACACTGATTCAGCACATTCCTGCTGAAACTGAAAAGCCGGTTAAACATAAGCAAGAGGCGCCAAGAAAGGTTCCCACCCATGAGGTTTCGATCAAGAAGAGTTCGTCCCTTTACGAACTTACAGGAACTCCTGCGCTTCAAGTCAACAGCTTTCATCATCAATCCGTAAAATCTGCAGCTCCGCCTCTTCTGCCCTGTGCATTTGCACCGGATGGAATCGTGGAAGCCATTGAAAGCAGAAACAAAGACCATTTTATCCTGGGTGTTCAGTGGCATCCAGAAGAGCTGACAGCTTCCCCTGAAATGATGAGCATATTTCAAGCTTTAATTGCCGCAGCAAAAAAGTGA
- the cbpA gene encoding cyclic di-AMP binding protein CbpA, whose protein sequence is MKIKSNYIPKTKVTYVTENTSISESRRQLIQSGYRCIPVLDEKEEKFRGLIYKETTSDYIIDEAGSTSEPVSKLIQDEESYVYENTPYFKVLFSIRRLPFMAVIDQNGFFQGIVTHSKVMDILEDSYGIKKGGYSLTVSTTEGKGSLKKLFSSINDEYNIEGVFTQDAGKQFVRRIVITLNRSVTKDEVEQLMHKIEHSGFKVAEIEDLREFENAIL, encoded by the coding sequence ATGAAGATTAAATCAAATTACATACCAAAAACGAAAGTAACATACGTCACAGAGAATACATCGATCAGCGAGAGCAGAAGACAGCTCATTCAGTCAGGATACCGCTGTATTCCCGTTCTTGATGAAAAAGAGGAAAAGTTTCGGGGGCTGATCTATAAAGAAACAACGTCCGATTATATCATTGATGAAGCAGGCTCTACATCTGAACCTGTGAGCAAGCTGATTCAGGATGAGGAAAGCTATGTGTATGAGAATACGCCATATTTTAAAGTTTTGTTTTCTATCCGGCGACTTCCTTTCATGGCTGTTATTGATCAAAATGGCTTTTTTCAAGGAATCGTTACCCATTCAAAGGTGATGGATATTCTTGAAGATTCCTATGGCATAAAAAAAGGGGGATATTCGCTCACTGTCTCCACTACAGAAGGGAAAGGATCATTGAAAAAACTGTTTTCTTCTATAAATGATGAATATAATATTGAAGGAGTTTTCACTCAGGATGCGGGGAAGCAATTCGTGCGCCGGATCGTTATTACCCTTAACCGCTCTGTAACAAAAGATGAAGTGGAGCAGCTGATGCATAAGATTGAGCACAGCGGGTTTAAAGTAGCAGAAATAGAAGATTTAAGAGAGTTTGAGAATGCAATTCTATAA
- a CDS encoding M1 family metallopeptidase, whose amino-acid sequence MRKPAKKAVTMTTAALLAAGLFTGSAAAAAQGKGTISPPHVLKGGYQPIQKYSQTPKAPFQSLSKQNSRLNVMGPSKPSYKMNVFYDTAKHQICGKLSVKFKNNLKENLNELYFNLWGNADMFAENGGSMDVSNVKVDGKRAVYNVDGTALHIPSVKIKKDKSASVSMNFTVKVPEQQDRFGWFKNTVSLGNWFPILAVYDKEGWNVDPYFHAGESFYSLTGDYDVTVTTDKNQVIAASGTEAGKPQTNGNLAVHRYKAHDVRDFAMEMDPTYKVKKGMVNNVKINVYYTAEQAAYADSMLQSGLKSIDLFSDHFGTYPWPELDIVGMEGWFGGMEYPQLVMISIAGQRSQEWVKSVTAHEIGHQWFYGIIGDNEYDEPWLDESFATFSAALYDNELNQLTTPAVPNKNYHLSSPVSTFTADGDSGINAYYQMIYGYGSRTLNDLRLKVGDKAFYSAMKAYFKEKKFGVTTTKDFVTIMERETGKDLGEFFKDHRVYVSDQE is encoded by the coding sequence ATGAGAAAACCAGCAAAAAAAGCCGTTACGATGACAACAGCTGCCTTGCTTGCAGCAGGTTTGTTTACCGGGTCCGCTGCAGCAGCTGCTCAAGGTAAAGGAACCATCTCTCCGCCGCATGTATTGAAAGGCGGCTACCAACCCATCCAAAAATACAGTCAGACGCCAAAAGCTCCTTTTCAAAGCCTTTCGAAACAAAACAGCCGCTTAAATGTGATGGGCCCTTCCAAACCTAGTTATAAGATGAACGTGTTCTATGACACAGCGAAGCATCAAATTTGCGGGAAGCTTTCTGTAAAGTTTAAAAACAACTTGAAGGAAAACTTAAATGAACTTTATTTCAATCTTTGGGGCAATGCCGACATGTTTGCGGAAAATGGAGGCAGCATGGACGTCAGCAATGTAAAAGTGGATGGAAAACGTGCGGTATATAACGTTGATGGAACTGCGCTGCATATTCCTTCGGTTAAAATTAAAAAGGATAAGTCAGCCTCTGTCAGCATGAATTTTACGGTAAAGGTTCCAGAGCAGCAGGACCGCTTCGGCTGGTTCAAAAATACCGTATCATTAGGAAACTGGTTCCCGATTCTTGCTGTATATGACAAGGAAGGCTGGAATGTGGATCCTTACTTTCATGCCGGTGAGTCCTTTTATTCTTTAACTGGAGACTATGATGTTACGGTGACCACTGACAAAAACCAAGTCATCGCAGCCTCTGGAACAGAGGCAGGGAAACCGCAAACGAATGGAAACCTTGCTGTACACCGCTACAAAGCCCATGATGTCAGAGATTTTGCCATGGAGATGGATCCTACCTACAAGGTCAAAAAAGGGATGGTCAACAACGTAAAAATCAATGTTTACTATACAGCTGAACAAGCGGCCTATGCCGATTCAATGCTGCAATCCGGACTGAAGAGCATCGATCTGTTCAGTGATCATTTTGGGACCTATCCATGGCCTGAGCTTGATATTGTCGGAATGGAAGGCTGGTTCGGCGGAATGGAATACCCTCAGCTCGTCATGATCAGTATTGCAGGACAACGCTCTCAAGAATGGGTGAAATCCGTGACTGCGCATGAGATCGGCCATCAATGGTTCTATGGAATTATTGGAGATAACGAATATGATGAGCCTTGGCTGGATGAATCTTTTGCAACATTTTCCGCGGCTTTATATGATAATGAGTTAAATCAGCTCACCACACCAGCCGTACCAAATAAGAATTACCATCTTTCTTCTCCAGTCTCAACATTTACAGCGGACGGTGATTCAGGGATTAACGCTTACTACCAAATGATCTATGGCTACGGTTCCCGCACACTTAATGATCTCCGTCTAAAAGTAGGGGACAAAGCATTCTACTCTGCAATGAAAGCCTACTTTAAAGAGAAGAAGTTTGGCGTGACGACGACAAAAGATTTCGTCACCATCATGGAAAGAGAAACCGGGAAAGATCTTGGAGAGT